AGCGTTCCCGCCGAGATCGAAGCGGACTCGGCACGACCGAACTCCGAGGACTCGAAACCGGGGACGACCACGCTCACCCGGCCTCTCGACCGAGCCGTCGATCACGCCGACGGTCGCGTCGGGGCCCTAGGTGCGCGGGCGGGGACGGCTCAGTTGTCGTCCTCGCGCCACTTGTGTTCGCACTCGGTACAGATGAAAAACCGTGTCTCGGACTCGTCGGCCGAGCGGATCTGTTGCATGTACCAGTAGGCGCGGTCGTTGCCACACTCCGGGCAGTGGGCGTCGGTCTCGGGCAGCGAGGTCTCGTTCGAGGACTCGATGACCTCGCTGGTCTCCTGACCCTCGGTGACGATGTACTGGGCCGCGTCGCCTTTCGGCTTGCTGGACCCGCAACTCCCACAGACCCACTGGCCGTCGTCCGCCTTCATCATCGAACCGCATTCGTCGCAGAACT
The Salinilacihabitans rarus DNA segment above includes these coding regions:
- a CDS encoding transcription factor S, with protein sequence MEFCDECGSMMKADDGQWVCGSCGSSKPKGDAAQYIVTEGQETSEVIESSNETSLPETDAHCPECGNDRAYWYMQQIRSADESETRFFICTECEHKWREDDN